aacctaaacatgtttttagactaacaaaaaaaaatgagcaaactgattggAAGACTAATATGTCACCTATCAAGATCAATTGGGGAGATAATTTGTCTTGGGCACCGAAGCAGATGGCTCATAgaagatagagatatagatATAACTGACTTGACTGACAGCACATCAGacaagacccaagtagaataaatCATAAATCCATTTATGggtttattcacttgtgatgttcatagtatGACATCCTTAATCTTTAGTAGATAATGGACTATGTATGCCTGAATCGCATACTTAGATATAATTAAAGCCCGAggtcaaataaataaggaaccgaaagctagtGTATTggtatacgacttctgtagtatgtagcatcatttacaataatggaattcatagcccaagacatgGCTAACGAAATCCTCTCATTACCATTACATGaaagatgaaaagtaaatgtgaccATGGgccatttgtctttgtgatgaatgacttaattattgtatgataataatagatttttcaaaatggaaaatgtaatggttaccgtgagataaaataggatcatattaggagaatAGTTTTATCCCAaatagattaaagatatcctatgagggcaacaaacttatgacaaggtcattggacgagcactgatgtgtaaattttgtaatggtatgtatTAGGGAGATCTTAGttatgatactatagtggaatgactttgtgactaaatgagtttataattaataggcgaaaattttgaacttaattacaaatcatttgagccctaattatatatgtccaattggtccctctgctagctcattgaaactagaaatgaattgcatgatgaatcaaatgaacagaaatgataaagttagataAATGGGTTCTATTCGAAAATGAATGCGGTTTCTCAAATAGTATGGAAATGACCTAAGAATTAATAtaagttttttgaattattatttagttaaatgattgaagttcaaaaattcaattaatttgtgAACTCCctaacccggcctagacattacgATCAGATTTTGAAGGTTACATTGGCCACCAAAATAGCCTAGTAAAATTTCTGGAGTTTCTGAAAGAAtcgtttaaaatattttcttagttTTGAAGGAGTGCTTAGCACGTTATCCTTTTTTCACTAAAAGtaacaattttcataaaaaccGATTGATTTTAATACTTacattgtaaaatttattttccaaattatttacctttttataATCTCATTTACATACTATCGCAACAGAAAGAGATATTTAACTTAGTTTTAATGAAACCtgattttcatgaaaaattaactcaatttcCATGTTTCAGcatcctaaaatcaatttaaatgaTCTGCATGCCAAACAACCCCTAAATTAAAATCCCATGCCATGGTTCAATTAAAACAATACAATttccaaataatataaattataaataatatgtctAAAATACTTTTAGGAAAAACTCTCTAAGACAAGCCCACAGAATGGCAAGTCTGTATTGTAACCTTATGGTTTATCTGTAAAAATGGAATTAAGGGGGTCAACTTaagaagctcagtgtgagtctatACACAAGAAAATCAGTGAAAACAATAGATAAAGCATAcaaaataatagttatcaaaACAAACGCACCGTATAGCAACacaaaatttaatagtttatttgAGCATGCTTGTCAATGTCAATGCAAAACATGTTTAACAAAAAAAGTCCTACCTATACTCCGCTACACATCACAGTAAGATTTCTCTAAAAttcatccatccctacacacctcattgtggataaaccaccagtaATTGTAGATGAACTGCCAGTAAAAATAGTGGGTAAACCAAAATagtttttagataaaaaaaagattgCAAATAAACTGCCAGTAAGTTATGGATAACCACCAGTGTTTGCAGATTTAAAACTGTCAGTACTTCCTCCTTTCAAATCATCCCAATCCCCATGCTATGCAACATGGCATGCTAATAACAATGCAGTATAGAAATAGTAGTCATGCTTATCATGCTACAATTTTAGCAATAATAGTAGGCATGTTGAACATGCAATCAATAACATAGCATCAATAGCAACAGTAATAGATCATTAAGTATATAGTGACAGTAGGTATGTATCGtaacacatttcattcatataaaAGTAGCAATATAGTTAATCAAATCATATATTCCACAATATACATAATATTAGGGGCTCAATTGAGTGCacaaaatatctaaaaaaattcGGGGATCATACAAGGACTAAGCTGAACATATTATAACTTTCtagaaaatattgtaaaacaggggtcacatgcccgtgtggaaGAGGTTACACGACCGAGTAGCCAAgccgtgtaacagcctaatgttatatcaaaaatgataaaataccCTATAGTAAGGACATGGTTGTCTGGCAAGCCGTGTAACAAGCTAAGGCCATGTTGTTCACTTATTACCCTACGATTTATAGGTgcacatggttgtgtggtcCACCCATGTGgtccacatgcccatgtgcgaGACTGTGTGACCCTAAAACTGCACAAGATCACTACCAATTCACTTGGAAAAGACACAACTTTCACCTCAAGTTTGATTGACAACCCTTACAATCAATTCTGATCTAATTCAACTAGATTTGatcatttaatagaaaatacacacaaattaacaatttatatCACAATTTTGACAAGATCCAAAAAGATTGGTTAATCAAGTTGAAAGATTAACGTgggataattttattatggaaATACGAGATCTAATCGTTGAAATGAAGTGTACTTACTGACTTTTGGCAAAGATAACGATGTTATTTGACAACAATCTAACCTCTGATAGAAGACGTTTGAATGGAGAATGATtcgaaaagggaaagaaaaataatttatagcacaaagaagaaaatatggtgcaagaaaaagagaaaataagagaaaaagatgGTGGAAATCTAATTTTATTGGAATTTTAAGAAGGGGCAAGATGTAAAATCTAATTATGAaataattggttaaataccTAAGGCTTGTAAACCCTAGGGCGACACATGCAGTTTACCAAAATGCTTATCagatttacaaaaataaaaggggaaAGAGGGGCTCAAACTTGGGTCATTAGGGATAGGGCACAAACACTTAACCATTAAGCCTACAGTTCATTAATTGACTCTGGGTCaatacattcatatatatgcactaCGTTAGTAACTGAAAAGAGTTTACCTATTGAGTCAACTAAATATGTCGTGAAAGCAATGAAGTCTTTAGGTTAAAGTGTCATAGTTGATTTAGTTTGCAAATAGTGTCCACTGAAAATTCAAGGCTAAGACTTTCCTACTAATCTAATGTTACTACCATTTAACGAATTTGACGATATCTTGGGAATAGACTAGTTGACTTTTCATGATATAGTAAATTATCAACAAAAAtagattgatttgaaatgtcagaatggtgaattGATTTCTGTTGAATCTTTTAAGTCTGATTCTGTTTCGAgtataattttagctattttcaCACAAAAATTGATCTGAAAAGGCTGTGATACAGTTTTACCTTACATCTTGGACTCCAGAGTATCTTAATTGAAAGTTGATCAGGTACCGATAGCTTTCgggtttatatatgtttttccTAAAGAATTATCGAGTTTACCTCTAGAgcgagaggttgagtttgctattgaattaATGTCAGGGACTGCTCCGATCTCGATTGTTGCATGCAAGTGGCCTCAATCTAactaaaagatttaaaatcttaattgtAGGAATTAATTGATAGAGATTTTATTCGACTGGGTATATCACCTTGGGCTGCACCTGTTTTggttgtgaaaaagaaagataggtcaatgagattgtgtatagacTATCCGAAATTCAAAAAgtcacaataaaaataaatatttgttgcctcgtattgattatttattcgatcagttgaaaggtgccacaaTGTTTTTCAAGATTGATCACAAATCTAGTTACTATCAATTACGAGTTAAAGATTTTGTTCTACCAAAATCAACGTTCAGAACTTATTAtagacattatgagtttctagCCATGCCTTTTGGACTGATGAATGCCCCAACAATGTTTATGAATTTCATGAATCAGGTTTTTCAGCCTCACCTCGATAGgttcattgttttttttattgatgacattctgATTTACTCCAAAAATGAATCTGAGCATGCCTAACATTTGAATCATATTACAGACCTTGCTTGAAAAAaattgtatgcaaagtttaaTAAATGTGAGTCTTGGCTTAAAGAAGTCAGGTTTCTTAGTCATGTAATTCCAGCTGAAGGGATATGAGTTTATCCGAACAAGAGTTTTGCTATTTTGAATTAGAAGTCTCCATAAAATTCTTCTAAGGTACGTAGTTTTCTAAGATAAGTCGGATactattgattattttttaaaaatttctcaaTAATGGCTTTAATTATCATGAAACTGTTACAAAAAGATATTAGCTTTGTGTAGTATGATAAATGTCATCAAAGTTTTCATCTGTTGAAGAGTATATTGACAGAGGGCCAGGGTTAACATAGTCTAAATCTGGGAAATATTTTagcttgtgtttggtatattttgaaatgtttatatatatatatatatggccttaacatgtttgatgtgtgaaattgaaatgtttaatGAAGGTAAGCATATGGATGAATGGATGCAGATAGCATAATTGATAAAGTATGCGTAAATGAAATTTGATCAATTAGGTAAGATTAAGTATAGGAGTACATATGACGAAATATCATGCGTAAGACTTGGTTTCGGCTTGGTTTAAATTCttgaattggttggtgaatGTGTTTAAGTGTTTATGTAGGTGGAAGGTGAAATTGGGTGAGgaataaggcttggaaatggccttattttgtccaaACGGGCAGAGACAAGGGCGTGTgcctcagtcgtgtgtgacaaacagcctagcacatgggttTGTATTCTGGCTATGTGTCAtctgcatcttaaaattttaaaacagaatgctcagaatTGATCACACAGTCTGacacacgagtgtgtggcttggccgtgtgacccctgaaCTTAAATGTAttgcaagtcagagagttacacgggttagacacacaaccgtgtgcccTACTTCAAAtaccacacggcctaagacacgggagtgtcacttggccgtgtgagccacacagccTGACCACACTGGCTTGTGTCCTTCGTACAttggaaatttttgaaatttcttaaaaaattctctaagttttcgatttagtctcgatttgATTCTAAAGTGAAATTTGAGCCTTGATGGCTCTCATAAGAGACTTCATGAATAATATCagatataaatgttaaataataatatgaaatgtctgtatttaatttttttatttcggtAATACTCTATAATTCTTTTTCGACAACGGATACGAGTTAAGGGTGTTGCATTTGTTGATATCAGATCtatggtttagccaattctaggactaacgtagcaaGTACAAGTTTAGCTAtaatgccattatataacctgcgATAGTGTTATATCTCCTGaacaatttaaatatgtttttatatagtaaTTTCATCCATCTGAGCTAAATCCGAGGAAGCTGAGAGCAATGCTCAAGCTTCAGTACAAAGAGCAACCTCGAGTAGTAAAATGCCCATATTTGAGGTCcgaggaggagaggctaaaggagtcttcttccaaatgatgaatgagtggtttACAGAATTTGTAAAAACAAATTCGACTGTATAAAAACCTCCCCTTCCTGCTTCTCAATCGGTTCTCAACTGGTAAACCTCCTGTtgaaaaaatctataaatatggGGCGAAAAATTTAGAGCAACAGTCGAAGATGACCCTGAAAGGGCTGAATTTTGGCTAGAAAACACTATTAGGGTTTTGGATGACTTACCATGTACACCAGCCGAATGTCTAAACTGTGTTGTACCTCTGTTAAAAGATTCGGCTTACCAGTGGTGGAATACATTGATTTCTGTTGTGCCAAAGGAACAGATTACATGGGAATTCTTCCAAACTaagttcagaaagaaatatatcagtcagagattccTTGATCAGAAAAGACAAGAATTTCTAGAGCTTAAACAGGGGCATATGACTGTGTCTGAGTATGAAAGAAAATTTGGTGGACTAGGTAAGTATGCCAGAGAATGTATTCTGACTAAAATTGACATGTGTAAATGGTTTGAAGAGGGtttaaatgaagatattaagTTGTTAGTTGGGATTCTAGAATTAACAGAATTTGTTGTACTGTTCGATCAAACTCATAAAGCTGAAGAgctgagtaaagagaaaagacaagCTGAGATTGAAGCTcaatatttaagtaaaagatttacTAGAAAGTTATATCAGTTAGCTTCAAAGAAGTCAAAGAAAGATCATGACCGTTCTGTTACTCTTGCGGGATATTCTGGGAGAGACAGAAGtattcaacattttaatttgaaatttcgGGCTACATCTGTAGCAAGTGTAGGCAGTGTTGGAAATCGCAAACCCAGGCGTAAATATTGTAATACATTTCATTTTGGTGAGTGCTGTATAAAGAGCGGAGCCTACTTTAGATGTGGATCTTATGACCACTATTTTAAAGATTTCCCAGAAATGCCTAAAAATCATGCTATCCAAACGTTGAAGCTGAGTAATTCTACTACAAAAGGGAGACCGTCTCGTAATCCTAGTATTATGAGTAGTAGCCGAGATAGGGCAAAAGATTCAACTGTCAAACCTGAAGTACGAGCACTAGCTAGgacatatgctattcgtgcacGTGAGGATGCCTCTGAACCGAATGTTATCactggtactttttctcttcttgataCTAATATTACTACTTTTATTGATCCTAGTTCAACATATTCATACATATGCACGAATTTAGTGTCTGTTAAAAATTTACTTGTTAAGTTCACGGAATTCGTGATTACAGTTTGAAACCCCCTGGGCCAGTATGTAATGATggataaagtttttaaaaattttctgttAATGGTACGGGGTTATTATTTATTGGTTGATTTGATGTTActgccatttgatgaatttgatgtaattctgggtatggattggttaactcaacATGATGAAGTGGTAACTTGTAAACAGAAGTACATTGTgttaaaatgtcagaatggtgaattGTCCGTGTTGAATCTGATAAACTGGATAAgttatctaatgtgatctcaGCTATATCAGCACAAAAACATATTAGAAAAGGGTGTGATGACTATCTTGCTTATgtattggatactaaagtgtctgAATCGAAGATTAAATCAATGTCGATTGTTTGTGAGTTTTCTAATGTATTTCCAGATGAATTACCCAGATTACTGTCGGTTAAAGaggtggaattttctatagagcTTATTCCGAGGACCACTCCTATATCTATAACACCCTATAGAATGGCTCCTACTGAATTAAAGGAgctgaaagcacagttgcaagaattgactgacagaggttttgctcgacctagttcTTCACCCTGGGTACACCGGTTctgtttgttaaaaagaaagatgggtaATTGAGACTATGTATTAATTATAGACAACTCAAAAAGTCacaatcaagaacaagtatccactgcctcgtattgatgatttttttgacCAGTTGAAACATGCTACAGTATTTTCAAAGACAGACCTCTGTTCTGGCTACTGTTAGCTACGGGTGAAAGAGTCAGATGTAGCAAAAATAGCCTTCAGAACCAAGTACGGGCATTAAGAATATCTTCTGATGCCGTTTGGCTTGACTAATGCCCCAGtgtttttatggatttaatgaatagaattttcGGATCGTATCTGGATAGatttgttgtatttattgatgatattttggtatattcttgagatgaaaatgaatatgCTGATCATTTGAGAATTGTACTGCAAACCCTATGTGAAAAATAgttgtatgctaaattcagtaaatgttaATTTTGGCTTCGAAAAGTTGGTTTTCTAGGACATATAGTGTCGGTTGAAGGTATTAGAGTTGATTAGAGTAAAATATTAGCTATTGTTAACTGGAAACTTCCAAAAAATGTGTCTAAAGTCAGAAGTTTTTTGGGATTAGTTAGTTATTATCGGAGATATGTACAATGATTCTTAATGATATCTTCTCCGATGACACGGTTATTGCAAAAAGATATGAAATTTGAATGCTCTGATAAGTGCTAGCAAAGCTTTGATCGGTTGAAAGCCTTGTTAACTGAAGCACCAATTTTAgttcagcctgaatcgggtaaggaattttttaatttatagtgatgcatcattgaatggcTTAGGCggtgttttaatgcaagaaggaaaagtaatagcatatgcttctAGATAGCTTAAGCCACATAAAAAGAACTACCCGATACATGATCTTGAGTTATCAGCTATTGTGTTTGCCCTAAAAATTTGGTGACACTATTTTTTcagtgaaaagtgtcatatattCACAGATCATAAAATTCTGAAATACCTGATGtcgcagaaagatttgaatttgagatagcACCGGTGGCTTGAATTGTTGAAAGACTATGATTTGGTTATCGATTATCATTCGAGAAAGGCAAATGGAGTTGCAGATGCTCTGAGTAGGAAGTCTCTGTTTGTTTTGCGAGCAATGAATACCCGATTGTCATTGTCTGATGATGGCTCAATCATAGCTGAGTTAAAAGTTAAACCGATGTTTCTACAACAGATTTGCGAAGCTTAGAAAAGTGATaatgagttgcaagctaaatGGGTATAGTATGAATTAGTTTCTGATTCAGAATTCTAGATAGGATTTTGTGATTGCCTATTGTTTAGAAGTAGAGTTTGTGTATCGAAGAATTCAGAACTTATATAGAATATTTTGTACGAAGCTCATAATGGTACTATGTTTGTGCATCcagggagtaataaaatgtataatgacttgaaaaagATATAATGGTCGCCAGGAATGAAGCGTGATATCTCTGAATTTGTAGctagatgtttgatatgttagcaagttaaagctAAACATCAACTACCTTCGAGTTTGCTACAGCCAGTTACGATaccagaatggaaatgggaaagagttACTATCGACTTTGTATCAGGGCTACCCTTATCTCCAAAAAAtaaagatgctatttgggtaataATTGAACGTTTGACaaagtctgcacattttattccggtACATATAGATTTCTCCCTTGATAGATTAGTTGAGTTGTATGTTTCTGATATTGTCGGCTACATAGAGtaccagtttctattatttttgaTAGAGATCTGCGGTTTACATCCCGATTCTAGGAAAAGTTACAAGAAGCTATAGGTACACAATTATATTTCAGTACTTCATTT
The nucleotide sequence above comes from Gossypium raimondii isolate GPD5lz chromosome 13, ASM2569854v1, whole genome shotgun sequence. Encoded proteins:
- the LOC105781604 gene encoding uncharacterized protein LOC105781604, coding for MCKWFEEGLNEDIKLLVGILELTEFVVLFDQTHKAEELSKEKRQAEIEAQYLSKRFTRKLYQLASKKSKKDHDRSVTLAGYSGRDRSIQHFNLKFRATSVASVGSVGNRKPRRKYCNTFHFGECCIKSGAYFRCGSYDHYFKDFPEMPKNHAIQTLKLSNSTTKGRPSRNPSIMSSSRDRAKDSTVKPEVRALARTYAIRAREDASEPNVITGTFSLLDTNITTFIDPSSTYSYICTNLVSVKNLLVKFTEFVITV